A section of the Clostridia bacterium genome encodes:
- a CDS encoding ABC transporter ATP-binding protein/permease yields the protein MGYISIIRQIWVYMRFVRPYIKVQYYIILITLITSLLELASPLVNKFLIDEFFINRNFSVLYVVVALQVLLVAFAQIFSSSRNYLISYLGNQLSFRLRKNIFKKALGSKEDNRSFDVGDIYVVFERDVFCIEQTLINSILEMMLVIFNLIIMSSIMLSISWKFYLALFITLPISLINNNMWFGKLMKRNQAEKESFGEMFNFVNEALNNTKYLKLTAKQKYTERKFVNRNKETIRKVFAHFRITLITSSINGVVSIIDTIASLLVGGGLVYSGDLSIGGYLALVSYKSIFSVKLYKLVNFKIDTHQIMNAMSRINSIMSTPQEYSGGEKVYKVEGDICMKDIDFRYPDGKKVLDSFNLHIKSKEKIAIVGESGSGKTTLVNLILGLYRVDAGEILIDGKKLYDLDIMSFRRRVGIVTQDSFFYHDTVRENLTFGRQASDEEVQKVCEICQISEYIKNDSKGLDKVIDARGRNVSGGQKQRLSLARALLREADLIILDEATSAVDNITEANLFAGIKNHLENKTVISIAHRLSTIMDSDRIVVLKDGSIIEQGKHNELMEMQGYYYSLVKRKSFMQNTT from the coding sequence ATGGGATATATTAGCATTATAAGACAGATATGGGTATATATGCGCTTCGTTAGGCCATATATAAAAGTTCAATATTACATTATTCTAATTACATTAATAACTTCACTACTTGAACTCGCCAGTCCTCTTGTAAACAAATTTCTAATAGATGAATTCTTTATCAACAGAAATTTCAGTGTGTTGTATGTTGTGGTAGCTTTGCAGGTGTTGCTGGTGGCTTTTGCACAAATATTTTCGTCCTCAAGGAATTATCTTATAAGTTACCTAGGAAACCAGCTGTCTTTCAGACTAAGAAAAAATATTTTTAAGAAAGCCCTGGGAAGCAAAGAAGATAATAGGAGCTTTGATGTAGGTGATATCTATGTAGTTTTCGAGAGAGATGTATTTTGTATTGAACAGACCCTTATTAACTCAATTCTTGAAATGATGCTTGTGATCTTTAACCTCATAATAATGTCTTCAATTATGTTGTCTATAAGCTGGAAGTTTTACCTTGCATTATTTATTACACTACCTATTTCACTTATTAACAATAACATGTGGTTTGGTAAGCTTATGAAAAGAAACCAAGCAGAAAAAGAGAGCTTTGGCGAAATGTTTAACTTTGTTAACGAAGCTCTTAATAATACAAAGTATCTGAAGCTTACAGCTAAGCAGAAATATACTGAAAGAAAGTTCGTAAACAGGAATAAAGAGACCATCAGAAAGGTCTTTGCACATTTTAGGATAACTTTGATTACAAGTAGTATAAATGGTGTTGTAAGTATTATTGATACTATTGCCTCTCTACTTGTGGGCGGGGGCCTTGTGTACTCTGGAGATTTGTCCATAGGTGGATATCTAGCCCTGGTTTCTTACAAAAGCATATTTTCTGTAAAACTATACAAGTTAGTTAACTTTAAGATTGATACACACCAAATTATGAATGCAATGTCCAGAATTAATAGTATAATGTCTACTCCTCAAGAATATTCGGGCGGTGAAAAGGTGTACAAGGTTGAAGGAGATATATGTATGAAGGATATAGATTTTAGATATCCTGATGGAAAAAAAGTATTGGATTCTTTTAATTTGCACATAAAGAGCAAAGAAAAAATCGCTATCGTAGGTGAAAGTGGAAGTGGTAAAACCACTCTAGTCAATCTTATATTAGGGCTTTATAGGGTAGACGCGGGAGAAATTTTGATAGATGGAAAAAAACTATATGATTTAGATATCATGTCTTTTAGAAGACGTGTTGGTATTGTGACACAGGACAGCTTTTTTTATCACGATACAGTTCGTGAAAACTTAACTTTTGGTAGACAAGCAAGTGATGAGGAGGTACAAAAAGTCTGTGAAATATGCCAAATAAGTGAGTACATAAAAAATGATAGTAAAGGACTTGATAAAGTAATTGATGCAAGGGGGAGAAATGTTTCAGGCGGACAGAAGCAAAGGTTGAGTCTGGCAAGGGCACTCTTGAGAGAAGCTGATTTAATTATACTTGATGAAGCCACGTCTGCGGTTGACAATATCACTGAAGCAAACCTGTTTGCTGGTATAAAAAATCATTTAGAAAATAAGACGGTTATATCTATTGCACACAGGCTTTCGACTATAATGGATTCGGACAGAATTGTAGTTCTAAAGGACGGAAGCATTATTGAGCAAGGTAAACATAATGAATTAATGGAAATGCAAGGGTATTACTATAGCCTAGTAAAAAGAAAAAGCTTTATGCAGAATACTACTTAA
- a CDS encoding efflux RND transporter periplasmic adaptor subunit, protein MKVLKKNIKPLRVIKIFINAFLIINVVFVGVFFVAEKTDYVEGEGRLFYQELHNKYSPFEGSIKKIYKNFGDIVKKGDTILEIDTSELEVQILKNRIALYNIKAQIAQKELEIGRREQKRNDAADIQQKILAIEKSALCKEYEMYKKKEEGMKCALRGAKIKADDDGLTVITAGLLEREGTKVQQGTLLFTLAEIEKYKMIAEFNENDIAKIKQGQKVIIILDAVPYEKYSTFDGEIKKVYPQSSDEKLYKQVEIEIKGFTQKQIAGKQEKVTLKSGMKGRVRVITGENERMIKFFINKVFGN, encoded by the coding sequence ATGAAAGTGCTAAAAAAAAATATTAAACCTTTGCGGGTAATAAAAATTTTTATTAATGCTTTCCTGATAATAAATGTTGTATTTGTTGGAGTATTCTTTGTTGCAGAAAAAACGGATTATGTAGAAGGCGAAGGAAGGCTATTTTACCAGGAGCTACATAACAAGTATTCTCCTTTTGAGGGTAGTATTAAAAAAATATATAAGAACTTTGGAGATATTGTAAAGAAAGGAGACACAATCCTGGAAATTGATACGTCTGAACTTGAGGTACAGATACTTAAAAACAGGATAGCTCTTTATAATATAAAGGCTCAGATAGCTCAAAAGGAACTGGAGATAGGTAGAAGAGAACAAAAAAGAAATGATGCAGCAGATATTCAGCAAAAAATACTAGCTATTGAGAAAAGTGCACTTTGTAAAGAATATGAAATGTACAAAAAGAAGGAAGAGGGTATGAAGTGTGCATTAAGAGGAGCAAAGATTAAAGCTGATGATGACGGACTTACTGTTATTACTGCAGGATTGCTCGAAAGGGAAGGGACTAAGGTGCAACAGGGAACCTTGCTTTTTACACTTGCTGAGATTGAAAAATACAAAATGATAGCTGAGTTTAATGAAAATGATATTGCCAAAATCAAACAGGGTCAAAAAGTCATCATTATACTTGATGCAGTACCGTATGAGAAGTATTCCACTTTTGACGGAGAAATAAAAAAAGTATATCCGCAATCATCAGATGAAAAGTTATATAAACAGGTTGAGATTGAAATTAAGGGATTTACCCAAAAGCAGATTGCTGGGAAACAGGAAAAGGTGACTTTAAAGAGTGGCATGAAAGGCAGAGTAAGGGTTATTACGGGTGAAAATGAGAGAATGATCAAGTTTTTTATTAATAAAGTATTTGGTAACTAA